A single genomic interval of Helianthus annuus cultivar XRQ/B chromosome 6, HanXRQr2.0-SUNRISE, whole genome shotgun sequence harbors:
- the LOC110944871 gene encoding uncharacterized protein LOC110944871 — translation MSIRSGRQTNAWSDNWCPFSPIRSFISPRVIANAGFTLSSMVADLVADDNSQWLWPEAWYDTYPVLINIDTPQILAGEHDRLQWKDLDGNLQHFETKEVWNSLRNREDKVLWVKSVWFAQCIPRHSFHLWLVIKNKLKTQDRLTVWEAGSATNLQLMCCPLCKCDRDSRDHLFFQCQFSSEVWGSVREYVDMGGVLNTWSSIIQWMERVSDSRTLEHIICKILVAATTYFIWQERNNRLFSTLVRNAEALSKIIVDTVRLRIMGFKVSGEPKYDNILERWLISKNMALEPG, via the coding sequence ATGTCTATTAGGAGTGGAAGGCAAACTAATGCTTGGAGTGACAATTGGTGCCCGTTTAGTCCTATTCGGTCTTTTATCTCGCCTAGAGTGATTGCGAATgctggtttcactctttcttctATGGTTGCTGATCTTGTGGCGGATGATAATAGTCAATGGTTGTGGCCCGAGGCTTGGTATGATACCTATCCGGTCCTTATAAATATTGACACGCCACAAATTTTAGCTGGTGAACATGATCGGCTACAGTGGAAAGATCTGGATGGTAATCTGCAGCATTTTGAAACGAAGGAGGTGTGGAATAGCTTACGGAATAGAGAGGATAAGGTTTTATGGGTTAAATCGGTTTGGTTCGCTCAATGCATTCCTAGACATTCATTCCACTTGTGGCTTGTTATCAAAAACAAGCTAAAGACCCAAGACAGGTTGACCGTTTGGGAAGCTGGAAGTGCTACTAACTTACAGCTTATGTGCTGTCCATTATGTAAATGTGATCGTGACTCTAGAGATCATCTTTTCTTCCAATGTCAATTCTCATCGGAGGTTTGGGGATCGGTTAGGGAATACGTTGACATGGGGGGTGTGCTGAACACCTGGTCGTCGATTATTCAATGGATGGAGCGCGTTTCTGATTCTAGAACGCTTGAGCATATCATCTGCAAGATCCTGGTTGCGGCTACCACTTATTTTATTTGGCAGGAAAGAAACAACCGTCTTTTTTCTACTCTTGTTCGAAATGCTGAGGCTCTCTCAAAGATCATTGTTGATACGGTTCGGCTTAGAATTATGGGATTCAAGGTGAGTGGGGAACCAAAGTATGACAACATTCTGGAAAGGTGGCTGATCTCGAAGAATATGGCTTTGGAGCCGGGCTAA